From Drosophila santomea strain STO CAGO 1482 chromosome 2R, Prin_Dsan_1.1, whole genome shotgun sequence:
ATTTCCCGTTTTTATAACATGCCATTTACAAGCATAAAAAAGACTATTTGGATTTAGCTGTTGGATCGATTGCACTTGCCTTCAGAATTCAAAGTGCCCATCCCATTTCCGACAACGGCAGTGTttcacaattaaataaaatgttgatCTCTTAAAGAGTTGTTCGAACAACACATATAAAAAAGgtcgtaaatatttataaaagcGACGTGGCCGTTGTTTATGATTTATAGGTTGGCCTGTCCGGCtattcaaattgtttttatggctcgaaaagtttttctttcactATACGCGAGTGATTTTTACCCAATTTTTTAATGGATCCTCGCAGCTTATGTGACCTTGGCCATCGGGTAGCGCACGAGTTTTCCAGATACTTGCAGTAAACAAGGAAGGGGAGTCGCCGGAAAAGTGTCAAGAAACTTGCGCACGCGTTTCTCGACAGatgttttcaaaatgttttcttcTTTGGGGCCATAATTATTAATTGGCTAATGCCAAAAAGCTGAGGAATTCCGAGCGATCGACGATGATGTAGCTCATCGCTGCAATAATGCGTAGGTGCTGTATATAACAAGCGACATGCTCACATATGCTATTTCATTGACCAAATTGCCTAGCTGATGTTTCAAGTTCAATACTCATTGCCTCGTTTCAGTTAAATCAATCTAGTGCGGACACGGATCAGCCCTGAACAATCCGACAATGGATCAGCCACTGGTGGTGCAGGCTGAGTACTCTTTCATGGGCAGCAACAACGACGAGTTGTGCTTCCAGAAGGGCGATGTCATCACGGTTACCCAGCGAGAGGATGGCGGCTGGTGGGAGGGAACGCTGAACGATAAGACTGGCTGGTTTCCCAGCAACTACGTCAATGAGTGCAAGGTGCAGCTGCCTCTTACGGAGACCATAAGGCCACCGGAGGAGATCCAGGAGTATCGATCTGTAGTGCTTAAGGATCTGCTTGACTCAGAGCGAGCCCATGTGGCCGAGCTGCAGGGTCTGCTCGAGAATTTCCTGGAACCCATGCAACAGACGCAGATGTATGTTTTATATTCTCtgatataatttaaaataatttaacattCCACCTGCCACAGGCTCAGTCAGGACGAGTATGCCCAGCTGATGTGTAACTTCGTGGAGATTGTGCGAACGCATGAGGATTTGCTCATCCAGATCGAGGAGTGTAACGATCGAGTTGGAAAACTATTTCTCACTAGCGCCCCCTTGATGAAGAAGGTCCACCAGGCCTACTGTGCTGCCCATCCTAAGGCCATAGTTATACTGGATAAATACAAGTATAGGCTCTCCCATCCCATATGGTGGTCttaatttgttattaaatattatataaattgtttCCAATTTTAAAAGGGACGATCTGGAAAAGTATATGGAACGACAGGGCGCAGCCACTCCTGGATTACTTGTGCTCACGACGGGTCTATCAAAGCCCTTTCGGCGACTGGACAAATACTCGGCCATgctgcaggagctggagcGGCATATGGAGAGCAGTCATCCGGATCGCGGCGACACCCAGCGGAGTGTTGCCGTGTATAAAGACATAGCTGCCACCTGCTCGGCCACACGACGCCAAAAAGAACTGGAGCTGCAAGTGCTCACGGGGCCAGTGCGTGGATGGCAGGGACAGGAGTTGAGCACTCTTGGAGACATCATCCACATGGGCAGCGTTGCAGTGGGAGCTGATCATCGCGATCGCTACTTTGTGCTCTTCCCACAAACATTGCTTTTTCTTAGCGTTAGCCAGCGGATGAGTGCATTCATCTATGAGGTATAAAAAACTAGTACAACATGgtgattttgtttataattttttttttacgcaGGGCAAGCTACCCTTAACTGGAATAATAGTAAATCGACTGGAGGATACGGATGCCCTCAAAAACGCCTTTGAGATAAGCAGTCCCCTGATCGATCGCATTGTAGCAGTTTGCCAGGGTCCGAATGAGGCCAACAAGTGGGTGGAGCTGCTTAATGCCAACAATCCCAGCTTGCCAATGGGCATAAAACGGCAATTGAGCAACTTGAGCAACTCCTCGCTAGGACACCTAAATGCCGCTCATGTAAGTAGTGTACTTTTTCTATATTCACATTTATTATCGTTTCGTTTTGGCAACACTTTAAACCGTGAGCAGCTAAGTCAACATTTGGATTCACGGGGCTACTGCACGCGATTCTCGCTATGTGCCTATTACTCCAGCCCCCCATGCCATGTGCGGCCTCTCCGTTTGACTCTTCCCCCAAGCAACTACCCAGCGACAGCTCCGTACGCCAATCTTAGTGCTCACTTTGCCAGGCTTGTCAAAGGCGGAGGACTGAGGAGTGCTATCGTAAAGATGCTTCTGTATCCGCAGGCTCGCCAGAGCATCGATCTCAAGAGGATTGCGTTGCGCAAAAAGCGTTGTCATAAGGCATCTGCAAAGTTAAAAGATCTCAATGCCAACCAGGATTCGGGGCAGTCCGAATTGGAACGACAGGATGCAGTTGAACTTCCAACAGACTCGGAGAGCTATGATGATGACtttgaaaatgattttctGCATTCCTGCGACTCGGATCCGTTTGAATATGTGCAGTTTTACCAAAACAAGCGCAATAATTCCCTGTGCAACTCCACAGGCACTTTTGTAGACCACGGGACAGGTGCCAGGAGGCACTGTTCCTCTATTAACCTTATTAAATTGGATTCCGCAGACACGGACGAAGTTTTAGCGCACAACAAGTTGAAAAAGGAGTCCCTTGTTATAGGATCGAGGGCCCTTAGAGCTTTGGCTCGAAAATCGACGGCTCGAAATTCCAGTGTGCACACATCAACGGCTACTTTGGAGCTAGGTATCGGTGGCAGCATCACAAACTGTGCTGAGGAAGAGCCCATTTTAAAGGTCAAACCATCGTTCTCCTTGCAACAACAAAGTTCCGATGCCAGTTCAAATTTTGTAGCTAGATTGGGCGGTGCATTCACCGCCTGCGAGAATTTGGCCAGTATGCCTGATGATCTCAGCAGGGAGTCGATTGTCCAAGAGCCACCCACTCCCCTGCCAGCTTCACCGACAGAAAGGCACAGCATGCCAACTATATTTGTGGGCAATCGCTTTAATCACAGCAAGAACACCGAGGTATATGTACCAACGTGGCGAGATCGCCAGGAAATGCAGAATCAGAGTGTGGATGCGCAGCAGGATGAGGAGTTGCACTCCAGTTCCATTGATCTACCCGCCGCTTGTCTATCTGCTCCAGATAAACTGCAGGCAGAACTACTTTACAACTACGACGAGATCTTAGAAAAACCTTTACAGCTCCATCGTGAACTTACGCCCTTTCCGGACCATATTCTTAACTCGGATAAGCGGGTTTCCCACAAGAGCGACAGTCCATCAACAGGAAATCCAAAGACGGATCCAAATCTTGCCACAAGAAGTAGTTCCACCACCGAGCTCTGCATCGATACCTCCTCAAAAAAGCGCAATACTCCACCAGAGAGAAGCATGGATTCCATTAGACGCTGCATCAGCTATCAGTTCCTGCAGATGTCCAATAGACCGGCCCCTCCACCACCGCCACGCAGAGATCCGAAACTACACTCAGACACCAAATGCCGCTGCTGCGAAAACTCCCAGTGTCCCAGTCCACGATCGAGTGACAGCGGATTGGCTGGCAGCTGCACAATTACCTCACCGGATCCGCCCAACCCGGAATCATATTTTCCCATGGAGGCCGCAGGCTACGATATGTTGGATAATGTGGAGCCAGAGAGGTTTAATGTGTGCGGAATGTTCAGGGAAAAGTTTCTTACTCCGGAGACTACTCAGGATGTTGTTGATCTACCAGAGGAGGAGCCTCAGCTATCTCAACTAGATGCATCCACTACCCCTACCAACCGCAAAGAGGAACCTACTTGCATTAGCTCTGCTCAAGTGCAAGTAAACACGAGGAGTATTTTTTTGCCCTCCAGCTCGAGCATGGATGAGACTAACAGAAATAGCTCACCCAACAATATATTATTTAGTTCGAGTTCCGCGGATCAGTTGGAACCGCAGGCCACCTTTCGCTCAGGAATGTATGCGCACTGGTGGAAGAAAGAGCGCCTGCCGCCGGAGGTGGTGCGTGGCATAGCCCACGCCTACAATAAGAGCTTGCCCTCCAAGGACTCAAAAGATTCGGGGTCCGTGTGCTCCAGCTGCTTCTGTTCCCTGGGAGCGAACGGTTACAGCGAGGGCGCACTGTACTGCTCGGTATGCCAAAACTGTGCGGATTATTACAACGGCAGTGTCACTAGCACCACCAATACGACGACCACCACATCATCCTCCAGTTGCCCACTGTGCAGTGAGGACGAAGGCCTGATTGCCCCCACCCACGACTCTTCCTCGCTCGACTGTCCCATATGTGCTGGCCACATTGCTTCCGGCGCCGAAGAAGGCAAGCAATCCGAAATAGATCGCCGGCCAGGTAATTTACGGATTCCTGTCGAATGGTATCCGGTTTTCCTGGCTGGCGGCGTTTGTTCCGTGCACGTGTTCCGTTTGATTGTTTTGTAAATTCGTTTTGCTCTCAAGTTCACCAAATTCAAAAATCCCTAATGCTCTATCAGCAACCATTTGGCCAAAGCAGCACGTTCAAAAAGTCATCATACATTGCTTTCCCATCAGCACATCCTTTGACTAACCCAGTGCGAGTTCATTGTTTGCCCAAATTTCTAAAGGAATTgttaataaaacaacaaatagtagattttaaatatgtttcttTAAAGACAAGTTTCATTCATACATTAAAAAGGTTATCAGGTTTAAATTTACCTACTTAttgtatattaatataaacCATTCCAAATCATAGAATGTTTGAAAGCAGAACTTGGCATTCAAATGGCATTTAATGAACATTAGTTTTCATGTTTCTCCCTTCACTCTGGGTTGAAACTTCATCCGTCGTAAAGCTAAACGAATTACAAAACATCTATCTAACGCTAGACAacacaaaaattcaaaatgactatgaaaattacaaatcaaaaaccaatcaaacgcattcgattcgatttgctTGCTGCGCTTGGCTCGCTGCAGGGTTTGCCCGAAGGATTCACCTGCTGTTGAACGTTTTCTTGTTGCTATTGTACCGCTGATCCTGTTGACGGCGGATCGCATAAAAATTCTTTGATTTAAACTAacttacaattttttatgcGTTAAGATTAAATTAGAAACACACAAGCACTATTAACCAGGCCTTCTCATCTCTTGCATTGCAGATGTCGCCGCCATCAAGCCACATCCTCCTACCACCCGGCGGCCGTCCTCTTGCCACTCCCAGCAGCATCCCGcccggcagcagcagcggaggGAGCAACAGCCACCAGGGGTCGCCGGCCACCAACTCGATGTCGCATCACAAACGGAGCCAGTCGTTCAACCACCACCTCAGCTACAATCAGTACACGCCCACTCAGCCTCCACCACATCATCTGCAtccaccacaaccaccaaGTCTGCCAAGTCATCTGGGGGCAGCCGGCCCCAGATCAAGTTCAGCCCAGACACCAAACAGCAAGACAGCAGCTCCAATCCAGGCGTCATCTATGGACGCCAGTCCAGTAATTcaggcagcggcagcagcagcggcggcagcggtgGGAATGGGGGTGCCAAGCGCAAGGAAAGGAAGCACAAAGGGTGAGAAATTGAGACCTTACTCCTGGATGTTTTTTACTTTCTACGTCCCTGCATGGTCCCTTTTTATctcttttttaatattcaaacTAAGCATATTCAAACTTTTGCATCCCCAGCTAACTGGACCATCAGCTGCCTGCGACCCACGCCGCCGTTGCGCCCCAGTTTGTTGAATGCCACCAGCGGATCGGGAAGTGGCAGCagtggcggcggcagcagctcCAGTAATGCCCTGGCCAGCTACTGCAGCGGAAGGAAGAACCAGCCCACCTACGAGGAGGATGCCTTGGTGCTCCGGGTTTTTGAGGCTTACTGTGCCGCCTACCAGAACAATGCCAGGAACACCATCCACTCGGGTAAGTGGCGCAGGCCATCCCAGATGTGCTTCATCTAGCTGTAAGGACTTGTATGTGCTCCCAAACCAAGTTTGATTATCATTTGCTGAAGAACAAAAGTTACAAACTGTTAGCTAAGTTGCTTATttacacactcacacacaacaCAGCTGTATAATCCTCACACAAAACACAGACTCACTTAAGAGTTCAGCCGCTAAACAAACCACTTATCCTTTTGTTGATTTGGTTGCTCTATAATTTCATGGTTTTATTCACTTTTCACAAGGCGTTGCACTATaccaaaaaaatttaataattttccaaAGAATATTGTATTAGGCTTAATTGAACTATTAACTTTAAGCTTACAAATTGTTAACCAGTTACCAAATTATGTTTAAGAGAAACGATTGATTTTTTGGTTGTACAATTGGCAACTGATTTCGTTTTAAGATCAACAAACTCAATTCTGCAATTGGTGCTAAGCAGCGAGCAAAGGAATCCAAAGTTATTTGCTTTAAAAGAAGTCAATTATTCTGTATCTTTATAGTTATTATTTGTATTGACGACCATTGAATTCGAATTACTTTGtttcttaatttaaataaacattatttttgttatcCCATTACCCATGTAAACCttagtttaatttattcttaCCGCCGTTTGTTCCaactcccattcccattcccaggCTCAATTCATCCTCATTTCATTTTAAGTTGTTACCATTAACATTAAGCTGCACATTCTGTATATATGTTGGATTTTTGGTTTAGGTTTTTGCACACTCACCCACCCCACAGTCCTGAATTAACTGCAATTGGTATTGTTGTGGTGCCCTGCTAATGGTACTGGTACTACTTGTTATATCCTGTGGCCGCTTTCTCCCCTTGGTGTCTTACTCATCCTTGTAGGAAAACACTATCAGTCTATCCATATTCCTGCTTTACTCACCCTCATCACATTTGGTTATTGTGGTTGTCTCCTTTTTTGGCGTTGTGatacttttgctttttttatttgggtttttggttCTCCTTGGTCTCAactgttgtcgttgtcgttgttggTATTTCGTTTTTCCGTTTCTTCAAATCTCTtcatttttctctctctctttatTCCAATCCGACCTGGTCCAAACCGATCTGTAGCTTTGCAACCCTGGACTCCGTGTCTGCCCATCCGCGGTGGCAAGCTGAAAACGAGCAAAACCTTCTCGACCTCCAATCCACAGCTGCCTTTCATAGCCAATGTCGGCAACTCAGCCTACCTCaatcagcaccaccaccaccagcagcatcacctgcagcagcaacacttgcagcagcaacatcaggtccagcaacaacaaggtCGCCAGCACTCCGTCGGCAGTTTGAACTCCTCCTTTATTTGGCGCGAGGCCAGTCCCAACAACTTTAACCTGTACTCCAGTTCGGTGTCTTCCTCGTTGAATGCGACACCGGCTCAACGGTACTCCTTGTCCGGAGCTGCGGGAGGATCGCCCTCTATCAAGGACTACCAGAGAGCCCTATCTGAAGAGAGGGCTACCAGAAAATCCCTGAATCGCCTTAAAAGTGGTTTTGGCTCTGGCTACGACAATGTGTGTACATCACCTCTGCTGCCAAGGAAAAACAAGCCGGCCCCCAAGTTGGTGGCTCAGCAGTCGTATCAGCGATCCCCGGGAAACGCCACAGCCACCACTATAGTGAAGCCGAATCCGTCAGGACACCCAGGACTCTACGATCGCCGGTTGAACCGCTCCTTTGAGACCTCCACTTCGCACCGCTATGCCGGGTATGGTGCGGGCTATTTGATGAATTGCGGCGGAGCCTTGCGGACCAGTACACTACAGAGGAGCACTCCTCAACTGGCCGGTGGCGAAAGATCCGATGACAGCGATGTGGAGCGGGAACTGCTGCGGGGCAATGGAGCTGGGCCCACGGCCAACCCGGAACTTAATGTCGATGGCAGCAAACGGCAGTCGGGCAGCTGGTGTTGCGGTAATTTTGTGATGAAGCAGTGGCGCAAGATCAACCATGTTTGAGTCTGGGTTTGGGGCATCATCTTGCCTTCATCAGTCATCCTCATCGCCTCCGCATCTCGCATTCCGCCGCTGCAGCTCCAGATAGAGATTCTTTGCTTTGAATGCGCTCTGTGTGCAAGtctttattgatttttatttgatttactGGCTGCGCAAAGCTTCCAATGCCACAAGCCTTAGATTCTAGACCAGcgaactatatatatatatgaagcTGTAAGCGAATGGGCGATTAACTTGTGCTCGCTTTGATTGTCTTAGCCTTAAGCTGCGCCTTGATGTGTCTGCCGTGAAATTCGCCCAACTGCCTGCAGTTGGCAGTTCAGGCAGCCAACCGAATTTCACGGCACCTAGACTGTAACTAGAGTTTGAGCTTAGCTTTTATTGATTTACACCTAACTTATTATCAATATGTAATTTGTGAATAGACTTGGCGAATAAGAGACTACTTGAGAAAATGTTGCTTGCCACTGAGTGCCACTTCTGGTTccgttttaaatttttatagaATTTAGTTGAGCTTAATAAAGGCAGTCCTTAAATTTCCGTCCACGCCTTggcaaattatatttttacataACCGATAGAGTGCGGATCACAATTTTGCAATAGAAATTTCCTAATTGCCATAGTTTAATCTATCTACTATTGCATCTGTGTTCTTGGAGGATATTGACCTAGTGAGTTTTGTATTAAATGTCCGTTACCTGCCTAGCAAGCAATTAAATCAAACAGTGTGCAATGTGTAATCAAAGAGTGCGCTTTAAATATTAGTAATAGCTAGAACCAGCAACTAAATCAAAGTAACCAACTGTTGTGCATTATTGATTGATGGATAAACGAACTTATTTTGTAAGTGTTTTGTGAAACAACCAAAAATAACTACTATATACTCTACTATTAACCAGTTTATACGTTTGTACTGTAATTGAGTTGATATTTGTCGACGCGAAAGAGGGATAACTCAACGAATCCAATCGAACCATGAATAAAATTCTTTACAAGACGAATCTCCCTTTGTTTGTCTATGTGGTTGTGTGCTTTTTTGTTAATGAACATAGCGATAACGTAAATATTCCCTTACACTAATAGAGTAGTTCATAGATTGATGTCCTGTAGTTGGAAAACCTGTGTTATGGCTCCCTAGACATATGACGTTCTAGATATACACTTCTTATCCTAGCAATAGTTTATAGTTCACACCTACgcttaaacatatttttacCCCTACATAGTCATATTTTGTACATTACCATTAATCCACCCTTGTCCCACATTCGACCTCTCGCACACAACACTAACATATTCTGTTCTCTGTTCGATTTTCTTTTATCCACCGATACACACACCGCCCAGCAGGCCTTGAAAACGAGGACATGACCCCCACCTTGCGCCAACTTTGGACCGCCATTCGCCAGATGCAGCAGGATATGTCCCAGATCAAGCTGCAGATCAACGAGGAGCGGGCCCTGCGAGCCGATCTTCAGCAGCTCCTCATGCAGCACTTGGAGACGAGCAGCGTGAGCAGCGGGGCCAATACCCCCAAGTGTTGACTATGCAAGTGACCGGGAACAGTCCCGTTCTGGAGGGGATTCCTCGATCGATACATCGAAACAAAACCCGCCGCTGCTTTTAGCTTTAATTCACTTTTAGACACTCTTACTTTGCATCTTCGGGGGCAGTGGGTcaattaccaaaaaaaattaactaCAAATGGACTTTAGAACTCCAATCGTATATGGATTGTATTTACCGAGTaatatttatgtgtatgtatatttgtgAATGGACAATATGCCAATTATATGTAATGCTACCAAGCATCTGCTTCTATCTTTCTTATTGTATCTTAGGTATCTTTATGTCACCAACAAAGTGTTTGtgtcaaaaattaaaaaataatgcaaattattttttgatCCCAGCAAAAATacctaaaatatatttgattgACCGCATACATAATTTCAACTATAGTATTCTTAAATCATCTGCTTATAACCCATTTGAACTTAAATAACTCGTTATAATGCATAGATTTAATCTTCATTGTAATAGTCTAGACAACATCCGTATTTTACTGGCATAGATTATACACACTTTAGTTTAAAACTTATCTTACGACTTTTCCGCCATGCAGTTTTTTTAGAGCTGCTTGGGTAAACGAATAGATAGACCCAGTTTTGATCTTTGTTTGAACTATGATTTCAAATGGACaatgcaaaatgttttaaaatgtGCCAATACTTTAGTAAGCTGCAACAAACGTACGAAAAATCGCGCAATATGTTGTATTTACCGATTATACGTAGAACATTTATTGAATAATATACACGCTcagaaaatgtaaatgaatTAGAGGCTTTCATTGAGTTATTACATTCTCAAGTGGCAGCATCTGCATCTGGAGATTGCAATCGGAACCCACATAAGCAGAACAGAACCACTTCGGATCCCAAGAATGCCTAACGATTTAACGAGTCTAAAACAATGTATAACCGCTATCGCTTGTCTGACAATTTTTGCTGAATAATTCGGAGTGCCAGGCGGCTTTTCTGCTCTGCTTCGTGCGACTTGGAAAGAGGAAACCCGTGTCCGACCACAGGGGAGCATAATGAGATTGCAATCAGTCAGCGGGAACAtacagtggcagtggcagaggcagcggcagaTAGCGACAAATGAACAACAAACCACGTCAAGACCGAGCAACATTGTTGGCAAAACAATTTCAGTGTGTCAGTAAGGATTTAAGAACAATGcaggctggctggctggctggcagaCTTGGCCGGAATGTGTCACTTCCACTTCCTAGGCTGCAGGGGCCGTGGAACCTGGGTGCGAAGCAGCATTAGACTTGCGGATGCGAAGGCTTGCGGAAGTTTTCGCATGCAATCTGGAAGGTTGCTCCTCCCTCTGCTCgttggccaaaatgcattGCAGCTGCTTAACTAAACGGTTAGATATTGTGGCACCTCGGCCCTGTGGCTACACTCCAGCTTTAATGACAATCATTACTGCCTCGCTCTCTGGCTGGCTGCCTCTCTCTTATTTTTCAactattaaattattaataattagcAATTACCGCCGGTTAGCAATTTTTCCAGCCCTACACGCAGAGAAAGGGTATGCTCTCTGCTTCGGTGGGGGAAGttgtataaaattaaaactagTTATATTGGTAATACGAATATTCCACCGTGATGGTATTCAATTTTCTTATTTAGAAGTAAATAACCTaactgaaaaagaaagaaatgaGATACTTTTCTTACTACATGAATATATTTAGATTTTTATGATAAACCACTGATGGACATCAGGGCATGGGCATTACCCACCCCAAATGTACACCAATAATTATGTACAATTAGTTTATTTCTCATTCACTATGGGAAATCCTAATCCTCTGGGCTAagaatttctttttaaacGACATTTTTTCCCAAGTGTTCTCAACTAACGCCTGACATCGATTCATCCTGTAGCGTCTTCATCCTCAGATGACTTACAAAATAATAGCCTTGATGGAACCGGCAGGTGGGGATAATAAAACGGGCGCTGCACTGGAATTAACTCTCTTGACTGGGCCTCCTAAAGTATAAATAACTCACCTGGTTCGCGCAAGGTAACCCATTTTCAACGCTAACCCATGGACGTCAGCCTCCCAGATTAATCTGCTGGTAACTCGAAAACTTAAATTACAATGTAAACCACAATATCTGCATTGCATATGTAGCAGTTGCGTTTTATTGCTTGTCTCATTTGGTTAACCATGGTTGTTGGTGGTTGAGTACGTATTATTACATATTAATAGATCCActgatatattatattactATATTAAGTGTGGAGAAATTCACAGTTTCCACTTCCCATTTGCCTTTagcttttacttttgtttcgACTTTAGGGGAAATGTGCTCTGTGTTTCATGAGGCTTGTCCACGGAGGAGGTTAACTATTATAAATGGCTCTTAATTATGGTTTGCAGCAACTCCGATTTAAGCATACTTCCCTAATGGGACTAAGCCATTTACTTTGAGGCGGAGACAGTAACTGACAGCTTAATCATTTATCTTGCTTAATTACTCGATTAAAACAATTCTGTAATTATTTCCTTATGTAACTGGATCTTTCCTTTCCTAAACCTGAGATCTTAGAACTTAGAATCCGAAGCATGaacaattgttttattaatatttgctTATGCATACATTTTCTCTTATAGTCTAGTACATTaagtagagtgtagtttacTCTTAACTGGCTTTGCCAAGGTTTCGTTATCTGCAAACAAGGTAAAACAAGGTAAAAGAACTATAATCTTATATTTTGGAAATATAATTGGAACCCATCGTTTGACAGCCGTCTGATCATCTTCAAAACGCCTTCTGGTCGTGGCAGAGATTGAATTTGCATATCGAAATGATTCTGTAAATACACAGGCTCATACCTCGAATGCTAAATCTCCAGATGATATTAGTCAACAGCAGCATAGAAACACTTTTCCGTGGCTAAGCATCAACCCATGTGGCCCACATTGGCCACCACATCCATCGTCAGCAGCTCATCATCTACGGTAATCGTGAGTAGCGGCATAAAATCAGGAGGACAGAACGACCCGACAGAACGTCATCGATATCGGTACTCTCGTTTGCATCGGCatacgtatacgcagcgttggCTGGCATAGATTCTCGGTGGCTCAATTCGATCGGTGTCAATGCAATGCGATGCTTCTAACCCAATTCACGGTCCCCGCTAAGTTTTTCAAATTTCTCGATGGCTGTTGAAGTACATGAATACAcggaaaaagaaataaagctTCATTTACTTTTCCTTATGATTTTATATGTCAATTTAAATCTAATGGGCATTCCCTTTTTGTTCATTTACTTACAATAAACACAATCGGTTTATCAAAGTTGCTCATTCATAAACAGTTTTAATTACGAGATGCAAAATATTTCCCAGAATATGTTCAAGTGTTCTGTTTTACATGGCAAAAGTATCAAGAAAGGTTTTCTGTTCTCCTGCCTACTGTGCTCTGGCATTTGTCAGCATCCATTTGACGTCGCTTTTTGGCCCAAAGTCAGTCCACAAGAGTGTGCCCGAGTGTGGTTGAGCACTAATGGTTGGTGGCTCATCTCGGGCTCCATCTCCGTCTCCATCACTTGTGACCCTAATTACATTCAAAGCGAGCGTGCCAGCTTCGGGACACTTTGagtatatttattattgacTGCTGTTATTAATGCCCAACGAAAGCGCGTCTGACACCAACTTTCAGCACTTTCCGTACAcgaaaatttaacaaatgtACACTATGCAGCAGAGAATAGTGTGAGTAGTGGGAAAATAGCTGAAATCTAAAATATGATCTTCAAAGGCTGTCTAAGGATGATAGTGTTTTTGTGAACTAAACTGCGTTTAAATTAAGTTTACGATATGTGGGCAATTAATTTTCTAAACCGTTCGATTTGAATTGATCTCGGCAGCACAGTGCTGGCAATAAGTCAGCCTCCATGCGTCTACATGAAGGCCATTCGATCCGTTAGATGAGCGATGAGTGGTTGCGCTTTAATAAGTGCACCTGTCTGCGCTCGCACGTCGAAgattaaaagcaaacaatggGTACGTTGGAGGTGGCTATATCGCACTACActaatatactatatataataaCGGAGCCCGCAGACCGGTGCGAAATCGAAAAGTGCAACGGAAAATTGCACTGCCATCTCTGCTTAGCAATCCCCCCTCTGCACACATAGTTTTCCAACCATCCATC
This genomic window contains:
- the LOC120444610 gene encoding uncharacterized protein LOC120444610 isoform X4, whose amino-acid sequence is MSPPSSHILLPPGGRPLATPSSIPPGSSSGGSNSHQGSPATNSMSHHKRSQSFNHHLSYNQYTPTQPPPHHLHPPQPPSLPSHLGAAGPRSSSAQTPNSKTAAPIQASSMDASPVIQAAAAAAAAAVGMGVPSARKGSTKANWTISCLRPTPPLRPSLLNATSGSGSGSSGGGSSSSNALASYCSGRKNQPTYEEDALVLRVFEAYCAAYQNNARNTIHSALQPWTPCLPIRGGKLKTSKTFSTSNPQLPFIANVGNSAYLNQHHHHQQHHLQQQHLQQQHQVQQQQGRQHSVGSLNSSFIWREASPNNFNLYSSSVSSSLNATPAQRYSLSGAAGGSPSIKDYQRALSEERATRKSLNRLKSGFGSGYDNVCTSPLLPRKNKPAPKLVAQQSYQRSPGNATATTIVKPNPSGHPGLYDRRLNRSFETSTSHRYAGYGAGYLMNCGGALRTSTLQRSTPQLAGGERSDDSDVERELLRGNGAGPTANPELNVDGSKRQSGSWCCGLENEDMTPTLRQLWTAIRQMQQDMSQIKLQINEERALRADLQQLLMQHLETSSVSSGANTPKC